The proteins below come from a single Mycobacterium parmense genomic window:
- a CDS encoding SDR family oxidoreductase: MTRQKILITGASSGLGAGMARAFAAKGRDLALCARRTDRLDELKAELLQQHPGIKIAVAALDVNDHEQVPKVFAELSDELGGIDRVVVNAGIGKGAKLGSGKMWANKATLETNLVAALVQIETALEMFTKNGSGHLVLISSVLGTKGVPGVKAAYAASKAGMRSLGESLRAEYRGGPIKVSVIEPGYIESEMTAKSNSTLFMVNNDTGVRALVAAIEREPGRAVVPWWPWGPLVQLMRVLPPPLTRVFA, from the coding sequence GTGACCCGCCAGAAGATCCTGATCACCGGTGCCAGCTCCGGTCTGGGCGCCGGAATGGCGCGCGCCTTCGCCGCCAAGGGCCGCGACCTGGCGCTCTGCGCCCGTCGAACCGACCGGCTCGATGAGCTGAAAGCCGAACTGCTGCAACAACATCCCGGAATCAAGATCGCGGTCGCCGCCCTGGATGTCAACGACCACGAGCAGGTGCCCAAGGTATTCGCCGAGCTCAGCGACGAGCTCGGGGGCATCGACCGGGTCGTCGTCAACGCCGGCATCGGCAAGGGCGCCAAGCTCGGCTCGGGCAAGATGTGGGCCAACAAGGCGACCCTCGAGACCAACCTGGTGGCCGCGCTGGTGCAGATCGAGACGGCGCTCGAAATGTTCACCAAGAACGGGTCGGGCCACCTGGTGCTGATCTCGTCGGTGCTCGGCACCAAGGGGGTGCCGGGCGTCAAAGCCGCCTACGCCGCAAGCAAAGCCGGGATGCGTTCGCTGGGCGAGTCCCTGCGCGCCGAGTACCGAGGCGGGCCCATCAAGGTCTCGGTGATCGAGCCCGGCTACATCGAGTCGGAGATGACGGCCAAGTCGAACAGCACCCTGTTCATGGTGAACAACGACACGGGCGTCCGGGCGCTGGTGGCCGCAATCGAGCGCGAGCCCGGGCGCGCCGTGGTGCCGTGGTGGCCATGGGGCCCGCTGGTGCAGCTGATGCGGGTGCTGCCGCCACCGCTGACGAGGGTCTTCGCCTGA
- a CDS encoding AurF N-oxygenase family protein, with translation MTTTVKPSGPSREDFSERLLKGSVKKSYEPIVDIDWDAPLDPDKFYLPPRLVSLYGTPMWDEMTREQQIELSRQELVNTLSAGIWFENMLNQSLLRTILHEDPTSSSTHYKLTELGDETRHMVMFGKAIERIGAKPVRPRRLQRMFINALPLAFQYGSMLWVAALIGEEIFDSLQRQMMDDPELQPIIQRLMRIHVTEEARHIQFARDGARKRVQTMPRFNRWFMANINGLGGYFFRYLFSNPIPYARAGLDAKRARALARSSPHRHQMQASGFAPLAAFLTEVGLLGPIGRRAWKRTNFL, from the coding sequence ATGACCACGACGGTCAAGCCAAGTGGGCCGAGCCGGGAAGACTTCTCCGAGCGGTTGCTCAAGGGCTCGGTCAAGAAGTCGTATGAACCCATCGTCGACATCGACTGGGACGCGCCGCTGGACCCGGACAAGTTCTATCTGCCGCCGAGGCTGGTCTCCCTGTACGGCACGCCCATGTGGGACGAGATGACCCGCGAGCAGCAGATCGAGCTATCCCGCCAGGAGCTGGTCAACACGCTGTCGGCGGGGATCTGGTTCGAGAACATGCTCAACCAGTCGCTGCTGCGCACCATCCTGCACGAGGATCCGACCAGCTCGTCGACGCACTACAAGCTCACCGAACTGGGCGACGAGACCCGCCACATGGTCATGTTCGGCAAGGCCATCGAGCGCATCGGGGCCAAGCCGGTGCGCCCGCGGCGGCTCCAGCGCATGTTCATCAACGCCCTGCCGCTGGCCTTTCAATACGGCTCGATGCTGTGGGTGGCGGCCCTGATCGGCGAGGAGATCTTCGACTCGCTGCAGCGGCAGATGATGGACGACCCGGAGCTGCAGCCGATCATCCAGCGGCTCATGAGGATTCACGTCACCGAGGAAGCGCGCCACATCCAGTTCGCCCGCGACGGCGCGCGCAAACGGGTGCAGACGATGCCGCGGTTCAACAGGTGGTTCATGGCCAACATCAACGGGCTCGGCGGGTACTTCTTCCGTTACCTGTTCAGCAACCCGATCCCCTATGCGCGAGCGGGCCTGGACGCCAAGCGCGCCCGGGCGCTCGCGCGCAGCAGCCCGCATCGGCATCAGATGCAGGCCTCGGGCTTCGCCCCGCTGGCCGCGTTTTTGACCGAGGTGGGGCTTCTGGGCCCGATCGGCCGCCGCGCCTGGAAACGCACCAACTTCCTGTGA
- a CDS encoding LLM class flavin-dependent oxidoreductase, giving the protein MRFTYAEAMTDFRYYIPLAKAAEAAGYDAMTIADSIAYPYESDSKYPYTPDGNREFLDGKEFIETFVLTSALGAVTSKLRFNFFVLKLPIRPPALVAKQISSLAAMTDNRVGFGVGTSPWPEDYELMGVPFAKRGKRMDECIEIIRGLTTGEYFEFHGEFYDIPKTKMTPAPTKPVPILIGGHADAALRRAARLDGWMHGGGDPEELDALIAKLNRFREEQGNTGPFEIHVISADAYTADGIKRLEDKGVTDVIVGFRIPYIMGKDTEALDTKIRNLEMFAEHVIAKL; this is encoded by the coding sequence GTGCGGTTCACCTACGCCGAGGCGATGACTGACTTCAGGTATTACATCCCACTCGCCAAGGCAGCCGAGGCCGCCGGCTACGACGCCATGACGATCGCCGACAGCATCGCCTACCCGTACGAATCGGACTCCAAATACCCGTACACGCCGGACGGCAACCGCGAGTTCCTCGACGGCAAGGAGTTCATCGAAACTTTCGTCCTGACATCGGCTTTGGGCGCGGTGACGTCGAAGCTGCGATTCAACTTCTTCGTCTTGAAGCTGCCCATCCGGCCGCCGGCGCTGGTGGCCAAACAGATCAGCTCACTGGCCGCGATGACCGACAATCGGGTGGGATTCGGGGTCGGCACCAGCCCGTGGCCCGAGGATTACGAGCTGATGGGGGTGCCGTTCGCCAAGCGCGGCAAGCGCATGGACGAATGCATCGAGATCATCCGCGGACTCACCACCGGCGAGTACTTCGAGTTCCACGGCGAGTTCTACGACATCCCCAAGACCAAGATGACCCCCGCCCCCACCAAGCCCGTCCCGATCCTGATCGGCGGGCACGCCGACGCCGCGCTGCGCCGCGCGGCCAGGTTGGACGGCTGGATGCACGGCGGCGGGGACCCGGAGGAACTCGACGCGCTGATCGCCAAACTCAACCGGTTCCGCGAGGAGCAAGGCAACACCGGCCCGTTCGAGATCCACGTCATCTCGGCCGACGCCTACACCGCCGACGGCATCAAGCGCCTCGAGGACAAGGGCGTCACCGACGTGATCGTCGGCTTCCGCATCCCCTACATCATGGGCAAGGACACCGAGGCCCTGGACACCAAGATCCGCAACCTGGAGATGTTCGCCGAGCACGTGATCGCCAAGTTGTGA
- the cobF gene encoding precorrin-6A synthase (deacetylating), with the protein MGRHIHVIGIGAGDPGFVTIQAIKALNDTQVFFAMDKGEAKSDLVALRRDICARFIREPGYRFVELPDPKRSAGSDYRGAVSDWHAARARLWAAAIRDELGTDGVGAFLAWGDPSLYDSTLRILDAVAQAVDFDYDVVPGITAVQALTARHRIPLNEVGEPVVITTGRQLRAHGLSGSAVVMLDGDCSFQACPADTRIWWGAYLGTDDELLVTGTVGDVGDRIAELRADARARRGWIMDTYLLRAAD; encoded by the coding sequence TTGGGTCGGCATATTCACGTGATCGGCATCGGCGCCGGCGACCCCGGCTTCGTGACCATCCAGGCCATCAAGGCGCTCAACGACACCCAGGTGTTCTTCGCCATGGACAAGGGTGAGGCGAAAAGCGATCTGGTGGCGCTGCGGCGCGACATCTGCGCACGGTTCATCCGGGAGCCCGGCTACCGGTTCGTGGAGCTGCCCGATCCGAAGCGTTCCGCCGGCTCCGACTACCGGGGTGCCGTCTCGGACTGGCATGCGGCCCGGGCACGGCTGTGGGCGGCGGCCATCCGCGACGAGCTCGGCACCGACGGGGTGGGGGCCTTCCTGGCATGGGGCGACCCCTCGCTGTACGACAGCACGCTGCGCATCCTCGACGCGGTCGCGCAGGCCGTCGACTTCGACTACGACGTCGTCCCGGGGATCACCGCGGTGCAGGCGCTGACCGCCCGGCACCGCATCCCGCTCAACGAGGTCGGCGAACCGGTCGTCATCACCACCGGCCGGCAGCTGCGCGCGCACGGTCTGAGCGGATCGGCCGTGGTGATGCTCGACGGCGATTGCTCGTTCCAAGCGTGCCCCGCCGATACCCGGATCTGGTGGGGCGCTTACCTGGGCACCGACGACGAGTTGCTGGTGACCGGGACTGTCGGCGACGTGGGTGACCGCATCGCCGAACTGCGAGCCGACGCCCGAGCGCGGCGCGGCTGGATCATGGACACCTATTTGCTCAGGGCGGCAGACTGA
- a CDS encoding STAS domain-containing protein, with the protein MSSRAQRPASLVVAKRTDESVAVLTVDGVLDAANSAALRDGIAEAALDEPAGIVVDVTALRAPVQSSWAAFIAVHWEAQAWPQIPIVLACAHRATRDAIARTGVTSFVPLYSTDQAAVKSLARPARSAVRRVAVELPADLTSLRESRRLVREWLTAWSQAALIPVALVVVNVLVENVLEHTSSFPTVRIEAGGSTATIAVSDGSNAPARRLSSPAEGIDMSGLAIVEALSRSWDSTPTSCGKTVWAVIGPENQL; encoded by the coding sequence GTGAGTTCGCGAGCACAAAGGCCCGCCTCGCTGGTCGTCGCGAAGCGAACCGACGAGTCGGTGGCAGTGCTCACGGTCGACGGCGTCCTTGACGCCGCCAACTCTGCGGCGCTCCGCGACGGCATCGCCGAAGCGGCACTCGACGAGCCGGCGGGCATCGTCGTCGATGTCACCGCGCTGCGCGCGCCGGTGCAGTCGTCGTGGGCGGCGTTCATCGCCGTGCACTGGGAGGCGCAGGCGTGGCCCCAGATTCCGATCGTGTTGGCGTGCGCCCACCGCGCGACCCGTGACGCGATCGCACGCACCGGGGTCACCAGCTTCGTCCCGCTGTACTCGACGGACCAGGCGGCGGTGAAGTCGCTCGCCCGGCCCGCGCGCAGCGCGGTGCGGCGCGTCGCCGTCGAGCTGCCCGCCGACCTGACCAGCCTGCGTGAGTCACGCCGGCTGGTGCGCGAGTGGCTCACCGCATGGTCGCAGGCCGCGCTCATCCCCGTCGCGCTGGTGGTCGTCAACGTGCTCGTGGAGAACGTGCTGGAACACACCTCGAGCTTCCCGACGGTGCGGATCGAGGCCGGCGGCTCCACGGCGACCATCGCGGTGTCCGACGGCAGCAACGCCCCGGCCCGTCGGCTGTCGTCCCCGGCGGAGGGCATCGACATGTCGGGCCTGGCGATCGTCGAAGCGCTGTCGCGCAGCTGGGACAGCACCCCCACGTCGTGCGGCAAGACGGTCTGGGCGGTCATCGGGCCCGAGAACCAGCTGTAG
- a CDS encoding DUF4873 domain-containing protein: MTPARIVIVGTGPAARAAAAELSAVGIADLLILDRDVVGCVFDDGTDSWALRTAGGERIDGRVVIACQPPPFVPWTPKIKGQSTFRGPSFHAAAPDDDFDPAGKRLAVVGVDSGAAGHLHRWAGAAASVTVFAHPPRRIVTELPLATTRAKRWLRRRLRPAARGKQPRIAIARSSISAITPGGLRTNDGVEHRADALVYGTGFAVDDRVRDDALAGAGGVTLRQAWHDGMEPCFGIAVHGFPNYFFVTGPDFGAQARHAAECVRHMDATGSTRIEVRRSSQQVFNERACVRPAPAPRVSTAFELSCVAAGDDGPYDGAATLSIAGTDLPVRVRLTGHLDPIDGQYHWQGTVFSSATHPLPHDAGKRARTATLTVNGHPAPARLIERTPWGTHTVAGVGAPPYARTGG; the protein is encoded by the coding sequence GTGACGCCGGCGCGCATCGTCATCGTCGGCACCGGCCCCGCCGCGCGGGCGGCCGCGGCCGAGCTGTCCGCAGTCGGCATCGCCGATCTGCTGATCCTGGACCGCGATGTCGTCGGTTGCGTCTTCGACGACGGCACCGACAGCTGGGCATTGCGCACCGCGGGCGGCGAGCGCATCGACGGCCGCGTCGTGATCGCCTGCCAGCCGCCGCCCTTCGTCCCCTGGACACCGAAAATTAAGGGGCAGAGCACCTTTCGCGGGCCTTCGTTTCACGCGGCGGCACCGGACGACGATTTCGACCCGGCCGGAAAACGGCTCGCCGTCGTCGGCGTCGACTCCGGCGCGGCTGGGCACCTGCACCGGTGGGCCGGCGCCGCCGCCTCGGTCACCGTCTTCGCTCACCCACCCCGCCGGATCGTCACCGAACTGCCCCTGGCCACGACCCGCGCCAAGCGCTGGCTGCGTCGGCGCCTGCGACCCGCCGCGCGCGGGAAACAACCGCGCATCGCGATCGCGAGGTCGTCGATCAGCGCCATCACCCCGGGGGGCCTGCGCACCAACGACGGCGTCGAACACCGCGCCGACGCACTCGTCTACGGCACCGGATTTGCAGTCGACGACCGGGTTCGCGACGACGCGCTCGCCGGCGCCGGCGGTGTGACCCTTCGGCAGGCCTGGCATGACGGGATGGAGCCGTGTTTCGGGATAGCCGTCCACGGCTTCCCCAACTACTTCTTCGTCACCGGACCCGACTTCGGCGCGCAGGCCCGCCATGCCGCCGAGTGCGTGCGGCACATGGACGCCACGGGCAGCACCCGCATCGAGGTGCGCCGCAGCAGCCAGCAGGTGTTCAACGAGCGAGCCTGCGTCAGGCCCGCACCGGCCCCGCGGGTGAGCACCGCGTTCGAGCTGTCGTGTGTCGCGGCCGGCGACGACGGGCCCTATGACGGCGCGGCGACCCTGTCGATCGCCGGCACCGACCTTCCGGTGCGCGTTCGACTGACCGGCCATCTGGATCCGATTGACGGCCAATACCATTGGCAGGGAACCGTTTTCAGCTCCGCAACGCATCCACTACCGCACGATGCGGGCAAACGGGCGCGCACGGCCACGCTCACGGTCAACGGCCACCCCGCGCCCGCGCGACTCATCGAACGCACGCCGTGGGGAACGCACACCGTCGCCGGAGTGGGCGCCCCGCCGTACGCACGCACCGGCGGCTGA
- a CDS encoding enoyl-CoA hydratase/isomerase family protein: MELRTLEDGIACLTLNRPERLNAIDGALIDGVDAALDALGGGQYRVAILTGAGRGFCAGADLSGTGRPWTKPAPNTPAFKVNYDSQVRLANLFTRLYELPIPVIAAVNGVAVGGGLAFALVSDVRVASEQARFGSAFIKAGFSSMDMGTSYLLPKIVGAGVARELMLTGRIIDAPEALRINLVHEVVAPDELMTAALGKAREIAGNNAYGVWQTKIGLNAALDAPSLRHAIEIENRTQILSGFTNNPVEAARAHRDKRAPNWDPL; this comes from the coding sequence GTGGAATTGCGAACTCTCGAGGACGGCATCGCGTGCCTCACCCTCAACCGCCCCGAGCGTCTGAACGCCATCGACGGGGCACTGATCGACGGCGTCGACGCGGCCCTCGACGCGCTCGGCGGGGGCCAGTACCGGGTGGCGATCCTGACGGGCGCCGGGCGCGGATTCTGCGCCGGCGCGGATCTGAGCGGTACAGGCCGGCCGTGGACGAAGCCGGCACCGAACACCCCCGCGTTCAAGGTGAACTACGACTCCCAGGTGCGCCTGGCCAACCTGTTCACCCGGCTCTACGAGCTGCCGATCCCGGTGATCGCCGCGGTCAACGGCGTCGCCGTCGGCGGTGGGCTGGCGTTCGCGCTGGTGAGCGACGTCCGGGTCGCCTCCGAGCAGGCCCGGTTCGGGTCGGCGTTCATCAAGGCCGGTTTCTCGTCGATGGACATGGGGACCAGTTACCTGCTGCCGAAGATCGTCGGCGCCGGGGTGGCCCGTGAGCTGATGCTGACCGGCCGCATCATCGACGCGCCCGAGGCGCTGCGCATCAACCTGGTGCACGAGGTGGTGGCCCCCGACGAACTGATGACCGCGGCGCTGGGCAAAGCCCGCGAGATCGCCGGAAACAACGCCTACGGCGTATGGCAGACCAAGATCGGCCTCAACGCGGCGCTCGACGCGCCCAGCCTGCGGCACGCCATCGAAATCGAGAACCGCACCCAGATTCTGAGCGGCTTCACCAACAATCCGGTCGAGGCCGCCCGGGCCCACCGGGACAAGCGCGCCCCCAACTGGGATCCGCTGTAG
- a CDS encoding zinc finger domain-containing protein, with product MPGIAALGPDALDLGVDDLARLLAGNTGRIKTVITDQKVIAGIGNAYSDEILHVAKISPFATAGKLTGEHLIALHDAMVSVLRDAVSRSVGQGAATLKGEKRSGLRVHARTGLPCPVCGDTVREVSFADKSFQYCPTCQTGGKVLADRRMSRLLK from the coding sequence GTGCCGGGGATCGCCGCGCTGGGCCCGGACGCACTGGACCTGGGCGTCGACGACCTGGCCAGGCTGCTCGCCGGCAACACCGGCCGGATCAAGACCGTCATCACCGACCAGAAGGTCATCGCCGGGATCGGCAACGCCTACAGCGACGAGATCCTGCACGTCGCCAAGATCTCGCCGTTCGCGACGGCGGGGAAGCTGACCGGCGAACACCTCATCGCCCTGCACGACGCGATGGTGTCGGTGTTGCGCGACGCGGTGAGCCGCTCCGTCGGCCAGGGGGCCGCCACCCTGAAGGGAGAGAAGCGCTCCGGGCTGCGGGTGCACGCCCGCACCGGGCTGCCGTGCCCGGTGTGCGGCGACACCGTCCGCGAGGTTTCCTTCGCCGACAAGTCTTTTCAGTATTGCCCGACCTGTCAGACCGGCGGCAAGGTGCTGGCCGACCGGCGGATGTCACGACTGCTCAAGTAG